A genomic region of Arachis stenosperma cultivar V10309 chromosome 9, arast.V10309.gnm1.PFL2, whole genome shotgun sequence contains the following coding sequences:
- the LOC130949550 gene encoding cyclin-dependent kinase F-4-like — protein MNHPNIVKLKEVIREINILYFVFEYMECNLYQLMKDREKIFSEGEVMNWCFQVFQGLAYMHQWGYFHRDLKPENLLVTKDIIKIADFGLTREISSQPPYTEYVSTRWYRAPEVLLQSYLYSSKVDMCAMDAIMAELFSLRPLFLGASPGFCESTSSFKWHF, from the exons ATGAACCACCCAAATATTGTGAAGCTAAAGGAAGTTATTCGAGAAATTAACATTCTGTACTTTGTTTTTGAGTACATG GAATGCAACCTGTACCAACTTATGAAAGACAGGGAGAAGATCTTTTCTGAGGGTGAAGTTATGAATTGGTGTTTTCAAGTTTTCCAAGGTCTTGCTTATATGCACCAGTGGGGATACTTCCACCGTGATCTGAAGCCTG AGAACTTGCTGGTTACCAAGGATATCATAAAAATTGCTGATTTTGGCCTAACACGTGAGATCAGTTCACAACCACCCTACACTGAGTATGTCTCCACACGGTG GTATCGTGCTCCTGAAGTGCTACTTCAATCTTATCTGTATAGCTCCAAAGTTG ACATGTGTGCAATGGATGCTATAATGGCTGAACTGTTCTCTCTTCGTCCTCTTTTTCTTGGTGCCAg TCCTGGTTTTTGTGAATCTACTTCAAGTTTCAAATGGCACTTTTAA